The segment GTAACTTTAAACACTGAAATGCAGCATGAGTCACGTTAGTTACTGTGTTTAACAGACGCCACTGACCCTTTACGTCTCGCCTGCCACCCTTAGTTTAGGTTCTCATAACTTTGAGCTAACATTTGCTTGTCAACCTGTAAGTAGCAGCTGCTATCGAGCTAGCGAGCGAGCTAGCTAGCTTGCGGATGTAATGTTAAATCATGTTCACTAacatgtcaaattaaaaaacaaagccTGTGCATTCTGTGAGTAGTTAAGGTTGTTTTCGAGGGAATATTTAATTGTTTTCCTCGTCTGGTTGTTTTACGGTTTCTAGCATCTTAAAGTTGCGGCTAGTTGTGGTGATGATTCCTTTAAGAGAGAGCGCGTGTTATAACAAACAGAACAATTCACCCGGGCGGAGTCATTTGCTCATCTGCTATAAAGTTTTAAACAAGTGATGAATGTCTATACAGCGTTTCTTACTATGCATTATTATAATTTAAGATTTTGGGCAGCCATGATGATGCATAGATCATTTAACTACATCTAAAGTAAATATTTAGCCTTGTCTGATGTATTTAAAGTGTTTGATTTGACTTGTTTCCAGCTATGATCTTTGCAGCTTTTCATTGTAACATAAAGTTGAAGCTTGTATGTTGGGTGGCAATAGATAATCATTCAGATATTAGTCATCAGAGTAATCAATGATGATGTAACAATTCAACAATGCGCACTGTGTCATCAGTGCcatgatcagtttcagtttcctCTAAGTGACCGTTTCTTTTTATATGAATGACATAACTGTAAAACGAACGCTTTAGATGTTTGGTGTATAATCACAGAAGAGTTAAAGATATATGTCATTAAAATGTGCTTTGTTGCCAGCACCCTGAACTCTTAACATTTGTCTCCCGGTTTCTTTAAGATGAATGTTGGCGTAGCTCACAGTGAGGTGAACCCCAACACTCGGGTGATGAACAGCAGAGGGATATGGCTCACCTATCTGCTGCTGACCATTGTGTTGCACATCATCCTGCTCAGCATTCCTTTCTTCACTGTGCCGCTTGTCTGGACCCTCACCAATGTCATCCACAATCTGGTTAGTTTAAGTAGAAGAATAGAACATTTCTACAGGCAGGACAAAGCATTGAACAAACCGTTTAGCGTTTTAAGCCTAACTGTCCTCTGTGCGGCGTCTCCCCTGCAGGTGATGTACTTGTTTCTGCACACAGTGAAGGGCACTCCCTTCGAGACACCAGACCAAGGCAAAGCTCGTCTGCTCACACACTGGGAACAGATGGATTATGGCGTCCAGTTCACATCTTCACGCAAGTTCCTCACCATCTCACCAATTGTTTTGTAAGTACTGTGCATGTGCTGTTATTGTAGAAAAGGTCACTGCAGTGCCAGGTGGTTTGCAGCTTCACTTTCATTATGAGGTCTAAATCAGCATACAGTTAAATATGTAAGTGGCGTGTCCATGCTGTTGGGAATCTTTGAACCATCTGGGAATACTTTCAGGCTAATAGTCAGAGTACATATCCACAAGATCTGTTATTTCCAAATTCATTCTTTGCGTAAGCAACCAAGTAATACTTTcatactttatttatataaacataaatatatatatttagtgtGACCTCTGGAAAGCCCGGACAAAACCTGTAAACTACTGTTATTACAATAACGTGTGAACAGCTTCAGCAACTTCTACTTTCGCTTATTTCTTGCCCACATATTCAATCAAAAGATTTATTTATTGGTGGATCTCATTCAAATACACTCCTCTGAGCATGTACCATAAGACTTTGACACCATAAGACTTGGTCTGATTATTATCTAACCATTTTAATATCACTTTATACTCTAAATGCTAAAACCTGTGAGGTGCTTGCAGCTTAATTTTCATTATGCATTTCTTATACTTTTCTCAtgtttatatattgtttttgaATCAAAAATCAAAATTAATATTGATCCTTTCCTTGCAGGTATATTCTAGCTAGTTTCTACACAAAATATGATCCCACACATTTCGTCATCAATACCAGCTCCCTCCTTAGTGTCCTCCTCCCAAAGCTGCCTCAGTTTCATGGAGTACGGATATTTGGAATCAACAAATACTGAGATACTGTCTGAACACTGGATTTTAACTACAAACACTGGACTTGATGTTTTCCTGTTTAGATGCTGAGGAGAAGAATTCAAATTGTCCATGAAAGTTGTTTCTGTACATTTATTCCCTCCTGACATTCCTGATGTACGTTTGCTCCTCAAGGAGCAATGTCTGAAACGCactgcatgttgttgttttgccttATGTGTAGCTTTTCTGTTACAAACTGCACTGGCTGCAAGTCTGTAAAGTCGAGTGTTTGGTGGGAATGAATTTCATTCATCGTGGCTGTGTGGTTCACAACCTGGATGGCATGGTTTCCTTTGTCttccatgcttttttttttacattgaagGATTTACACATAGCATGCATTTACACACCTACAATAAACACTTTGCCATTTCACTCCATCCTGTAGTTTGATTCAGAGGCTAggtgtgacatttttttaaatcttcatGACCCCGTCAAAAAACTTCAAAATCATTTTTATAAGTTTGTAAGAATCAACTGATTAACTGCAGGCTTGTTTGCAAGCACTGGGGAAGTCCAGACTCTTTACATGAAGCCACCCAGAGGGGACTGTCACAGTGTATGCAATATGCTCGTATATCCGAGGGATTCCCCCCCTTCCACGCAGTGTTGTCGTGTTTGCATTGCAGTGAGGTTTCCCTGTTTATGATGCAGGCTTTGGGGAAGTAACTCAAAGGAAATGCAGCATCATGTGAATGTGTCTGCTCTGTTCATTATCCCAACCAGACCCTGGGAAACACATGCAAATAATGCACGCTGTATCAGCTGTTTCAAGCACGTTGTGTAATCGAGTGTAATCATTTGCAACAGTGTTATTGGGTTGGTCCCTGCACTTCAAATGCTTCTAGGACAGACACATAATGGTGAGTGATGCATATGTTAGATAAGATAAGCTTGGTTTAAATGTCACCGTGTCCCCAACACATCAGAAACGGCTCACTGAAACTATAGTGAGAGCGAAGGGATGGATGCTGTGAGTTCTTCCAACATACACCGAAAGTTGATTTAA is part of the Parambassis ranga chromosome 7, fParRan2.1, whole genome shotgun sequence genome and harbors:
- the ormdl2 gene encoding ORM1-like protein 2, producing the protein MNVGVAHSEVNPNTRVMNSRGIWLTYLLLTIVLHIILLSIPFFTVPLVWTLTNVIHNLVMYLFLHTVKGTPFETPDQGKARLLTHWEQMDYGVQFTSSRKFLTISPIVLYILASFYTKYDPTHFVINTSSLLSVLLPKLPQFHGVRIFGINKY